In Serratia liquefaciens ATCC 27592, the genomic stretch AACTTCATGGCGCTGGGTGAGGTACAGGCCCGCCAGCTCGGGCTTTCACTGCATTTGTGGCGTAATCTGCTGGTGCTGGCAATCGGCTGGCTGGTAGGCGTTAGTGTGGCGTTGGCGGGGGTGATCGGATTTGTCGGGCTGGTGATACCGCATATGCTGCGCCTTAGCGGTTTGACCAATCAGCGTTATTTACTGCCGGGTTGCGCACTGGCCGGTGCCGGCGTCTTGCTGGCGGCCGACGTGGTGGCGCGTATTACGCTGCTGTCGGCTGAATTGCCCATCGGGGTGGTGACAGCCACCCTGGGGGCACCTCTGTTTATCTGGTTGCTCACTCGGGTAAAAAGCGTAAGGTAGTTTCTCTGTTCACCTGCAAGTAAAACAAGAGGATAAGCTCCATGACTCAAGCTATTTATGACATTCCGCTGAACACCATCGAGAATCAATCTACCACGCTGGCACAATATAAAGGCCGCGTGTTGCTGGTGGTGAATGTGGCGTCGGAATGCGGCCTGACCAAGCAATATGAAGGGCTGGAAGCCCTGTACGAAACCTACCGGGATCAAGGTTTTGAGGTGCTGGGATTCCCCTCCAACGAATTTCTGGGGCAGGAGCCAGGCAGCAACGAAGAGATCCTGGCGTTTTGCCGGGGTACCTTTGGCGTTCAGTTCCCTATGTTTGCCAAACTGGAAGTGAACGGCGAAAACCGCCATCCATTGTATCAGGCGTTGACCGCCGCCAAACCGCACGCCGTTGCGCCGCAGGGCAGTGAGTTCCTTGCGCGTATGAGCAGCAAGGGGCGGGCACCAAAGCAAACTGGCGATATCCTGTGGAACTTCGAGAAATTCCTGATTGGCCGCGATGGCAAGGTCATCGAGCGCTTTTCCCCGGATACGACGCCGGAAGATCCTGCATTGCTGGCCGCCGTCAAACAGGCGCTGGCCGACTAAATAAGGAGCGGTAATACATCATGCTGCAACTCAGGCAGGTTGGGGTAGAAGGGCGCTTGGCCCCGTTTTCAGCACAGGTTGATGCTGGGTTGCAGTTTCACCTTATTGGCCCGAACGGCGCCGGTAAAAGCACGCTGTTGGCCTGCCTGGCGGGTATCTTGCCCGGTATCGGGGAGATCCTGCTGGACGGTCATCCGCTGAAAAGTTTTCAGGGCAATGAGCTGGCACTGCGTCGTGGTTATTTAAGCCAACAGCAGCCCCCGGTGGCGTTGATGCCGGTATTCCAGTATCTGGCATTGCATCAACCGGCGGGAGCTTCGGAAGAGGCGCTGGAAAGCGCCATTCTTTATCTGTGTCAGCGTTTAAAGCTGATGGACAAGCTGCCGCGTATGCTGACTCAGCTATCCGGCGGGGAATGGCAGCGAGTACGTCTGGCCGCGGTGCTGCTGCAGGTCTGGCCGACGGTTAACCCGTACAGCCAACTGCTGTTGTTGGATGAACCGACCAACAGCCTGGACGTGGCGCAGAAGGTGGCATTGGACCGACTATTAAGAGAGTTTTGCCAGAGTGGGCGCAGTGCCTTGGTTTGCGCGCACGATCTCAACCACACCTTACAGCAGGCCGATCGGGTCTGGCTGCTGCATGCAGGGCGCTTAGTTGCTCAGGGCAGCACGCGGGAGGTGATGGAGCCGGTTCTGCTGTCACAAATTTATGACGTCGATTTTCATTTGCAGGCGGTGGGCGATCAACGCTGGATTATGACCAAAACCGCCTAGTGCGTTAGCGTATTGAAAATGCGGCCTAAACGAAAATTAAACGGACTCGATATAAATAGCCGAGTAAGCATCGGCTTTATTTCACTCTTCGCTAAAAATCACCTCATAAATCTTGAAAACCGTCGCTGACGTGCTACGCTGATTTAGTTCGAATAAAATAAGTAAATAATTATTAATAACTATAACTAATTGATTTTTAAATCAATATAAAATGATGATGATGGCCCTCGCAAATCAGATAGTCCGCTGATAATTAATCTCGCCTTAAGGTTTAGTTAAGCTTGCGGCCGTACATTGGCAGTTAATCCACCGGGAACGATTCTCTCTGGCGTTTAATATTCGTTAAATAAAAGAGATCTACAGTGTCATTAAAAGAAATTTGATACGTTTGGGGTTAACTATGGATCAATTTTTACCTTTCTCACGCCCGGCGATCGGCGATGAAGAAATCGCGGCGGTAGAAAAGGTATTGCGCTCAGGGTGGATCACCACCGGACCGCAAAATCAGCAGTTGGAAAGTGAGTTTTGCGCCACCTTCGGCTGCAAACATGCGATTGCCGTTTGTTCCGCTACTGCAGGCATGCATATCACCCTGATGGCTCTGGGCATTGGTCCCGGCGATGAAGTCATCACTCCCTCACAAACTTGGGTTTCAACCCTCAACATGATTGAGTTGCTCGGCGCCACGCCGGTAATGATCGACGTTGACCGCGATACGTTGATGGTCAATGCCAGAGATGTTGAAGCCGCCATTACGACCAAAACCAAAGCTATTGTCCCGGTGCATTACGCTGGTGCGCCATTGCAAATGGATGCATTGCGAGACGTGGCCAAACGCCATAATCTGCCGCTGATTGAAGACGCTGCTCATGCGGTGGGTTCCCGTTACAACGGTGAATGGGTTGGCGCACAAGGAACGGCTATCTTCTCGTTCCACGCGATTAAAAACCTGACCTGTGCCGAAGGTGGCCTGATTGCCACCGACGACGATGTGCTGGCGGATCGTCTGCGCTGTCTGAAGTTTCACGGTCTGGCCGTTGACGCTTTCGACCGTCAGCAACTGGGGCGCAAGCCGCAGGCCGAAGTGGTGGAGCCGGGCTACAAATACAACCTTTCGGATATCCACGCGGCCATCGCCGTCGTACAGCTGGCGCGCCTGCCGCAGTTGAACGCTCGCCGTAAAGAGCTGGCACAGCGTTATCTCACCGCGCTGGAAGGTTCACCTTTCCTGCCTCTGGGGTTGCCTGATTATCCGCATGACCACGCCTGGCACCTGTTTATGGTGCGCGTTGACGCCGAGCGTTGCGGTATCGATCGCGACCAACTGATGGAACGCCTTAAAGACGTGGGCATTGGTACCGGTCTGCATTTCCGTGCCGCGCATACCCAGAAGTTTTACCGCGACCGCTATCCGCAATTGTCCTTACCCAATACCGAATGGAACTCGGCGCGTTTGTGCACCTTGCCGCTATTCCCTGATATGACCGACGCTGATGTTGATCGCGTGGTCAAAGCCTTATCTTCTGTTGTGGAGTCGTTACGTGTCTCGCGTTGAACCGATTAAAAAAGTTTCGGTGGTGATCCCGGTGTACAACGAGCAGGAAAGTCTACCTGCCTTGCTTGAACGTACCACCGCCGCCTGTAAACAGCTGGCCCAGCCCTATGAAATTATCCTGGTCGATGACGGCAGCAGCGACAATTCTGCCGATATGCTGACCGCTGCCGCCGAACAGCCCGGCAGTTGCGTCATTGCCGTATTGCTGAACCGCAACTATGGGCAGCACTCGGCAATCATGGCCGGTTTCAATCAGGTGAGCGGCGATCTGGTGATCACGCTGGATGCTGACCTGCAAAACCCGCCGGAAGAGATCCCGCGGTTGGTGCGGGTGGCGGAAGAGGGTTACGACGTGGTCGGCACTGTGCGCGCCAACCGTCAGGACTCCTGGTTCCGTAAAAGCGCCTCCCGCATCATCAATATGATGATCCAGCGCGCTACCGGTAAATCGATGGGCGACTATGGCTGCATGTTACGCGCCTATCGCCGCCACATTATCGAAGCGATGCTGAACTGCCACGAGCGCAGCACCTTTATCCCGATCCTGGCGAATACCTTCGCCCGTCGTACTACTGAAATTGACGTGCTGCACGCTGAACGCGAGTTTGGCGACTCTAAATACAGCCTGATGAAGCTGATTAATCTGATGTACGACCTGATCACCTGTTTGACCACCACGCCGCTGCGTTTGCTGAGCGTAGTGGGCAGCGTGATTGCGCTTTCGGGTTTCGTGCTGGCGGTATTGCTGATCGCCCTGCGTTTGATCATGGGCCCTGAATGGGCGGGCGGCGGGGTGTTCACCCTGTTTGCCGTGCTGTTTTCCTTTATTGGCGCCCAATTTGTCGGCATGGGTCTGTTGGGAGAGTACATCGGTCGTATTTATACCGACGTGCGTGCTCGTCCTCGTTATTTTGTTCAGAAAGTGGTCGGTGAACAGCCGAACCACAATACTCAGGAAGAAGAATGATGAAAGCTATTGTATTTGCTTACCATGATATTGGCTGCGCAGGTCTGAAAGCGCTGACTGACGCAGGCTATGACGTTCAAGCAGTATTCACGCATACCGACGATCCTGGTGAGAACAACTTCTTCTCCTCCGTTGCCCGTGTGGGTGCAGAATTGGAGTTACCGGTCTATGCGCCGGAGGACGTTAACCACCCGCTGTGGATCGAGCGCATTCGCCAGATGCAGCCGGACATTATTTTCTCCTTCTATTACCGTAATCTGCTGAGCGACGAGCTGCTGTCGCTGGCGCCGCTTGGCGGTTTCAACCTCCATGGTTCACTGCTGCCTCGCTACCGTGGCCGCGCACCGGTGAACTGGGCGCTGGTGAACGGCGAAACAGAAACCGGCGCTACGCTGCATAAAATGGTCAAGCGTCCGGATGCCGGCGATATCGTTGGCCAGCGCAAAGTGGCAATCACCGCTGACGACACGGCGCTGACGCTGCACAAAAAAGTGCTGGAAGCCGCACAGTCATTGCTGAAGGACGAACTGCCGAAGCTGAAAAACGGCACGGCGACATTCAGTGCGCAAAACGAAGCCGAAGCCAGCTACTTTGGCCGCCGGACTGCGGCAGACGGTGAGATCCTGTGGCATAAATCGGCGCAGGAAATCAACAACCTGATCCGCGCAGTGACCGAACCTTATCCTGGCGCCTTCAGCTATCTCGGTCAGCGTAAATTGATTGTCTGGCGTGCTCGCGTGCTGGATGCGCAGCATG encodes the following:
- the arnC gene encoding undecaprenyl-phosphate 4-deoxy-4-formamido-L-arabinose transferase translates to MSRVEPIKKVSVVIPVYNEQESLPALLERTTAACKQLAQPYEIILVDDGSSDNSADMLTAAAEQPGSCVIAVLLNRNYGQHSAIMAGFNQVSGDLVITLDADLQNPPEEIPRLVRVAEEGYDVVGTVRANRQDSWFRKSASRIINMMIQRATGKSMGDYGCMLRAYRRHIIEAMLNCHERSTFIPILANTFARRTTEIDVLHAEREFGDSKYSLMKLINLMYDLITCLTTTPLRLLSVVGSVIALSGFVLAVLLIALRLIMGPEWAGGGVFTLFAVLFSFIGAQFVGMGLLGEYIGRIYTDVRARPRYFVQKVVGEQPNHNTQEEE
- a CDS encoding glutathione peroxidase — its product is MTQAIYDIPLNTIENQSTTLAQYKGRVLLVVNVASECGLTKQYEGLEALYETYRDQGFEVLGFPSNEFLGQEPGSNEEILAFCRGTFGVQFPMFAKLEVNGENRHPLYQALTAAKPHAVAPQGSEFLARMSSKGRAPKQTGDILWNFEKFLIGRDGKVIERFSPDTTPEDPALLAAVKQALAD
- the btuD gene encoding vitamin B12 ABC transporter ATP-binding protein BtuD codes for the protein MLQLRQVGVEGRLAPFSAQVDAGLQFHLIGPNGAGKSTLLACLAGILPGIGEILLDGHPLKSFQGNELALRRGYLSQQQPPVALMPVFQYLALHQPAGASEEALESAILYLCQRLKLMDKLPRMLTQLSGGEWQRVRLAAVLLQVWPTVNPYSQLLLLDEPTNSLDVAQKVALDRLLREFCQSGRSALVCAHDLNHTLQQADRVWLLHAGRLVAQGSTREVMEPVLLSQIYDVDFHLQAVGDQRWIMTKTA
- the arnB gene encoding UDP-4-amino-4-deoxy-L-arabinose aminotransferase, which gives rise to MDQFLPFSRPAIGDEEIAAVEKVLRSGWITTGPQNQQLESEFCATFGCKHAIAVCSATAGMHITLMALGIGPGDEVITPSQTWVSTLNMIELLGATPVMIDVDRDTLMVNARDVEAAITTKTKAIVPVHYAGAPLQMDALRDVAKRHNLPLIEDAAHAVGSRYNGEWVGAQGTAIFSFHAIKNLTCAEGGLIATDDDVLADRLRCLKFHGLAVDAFDRQQLGRKPQAEVVEPGYKYNLSDIHAAIAVVQLARLPQLNARRKELAQRYLTALEGSPFLPLGLPDYPHDHAWHLFMVRVDAERCGIDRDQLMERLKDVGIGTGLHFRAAHTQKFYRDRYPQLSLPNTEWNSARLCTLPLFPDMTDADVDRVVKALSSVVESLRVSR